Proteins encoded within one genomic window of Aspergillus nidulans FGSC A4 chromosome VII:
- a CDS encoding uncharacterized protein (transcript_id=CADANIAT00008900), translating to METAPLTLAHTHARNAALETRKSNPVAASEEHDLAAEQHHKKLAHILRFQHENPPSSTAGVNNQTAAESGASKTDTQQPPKLIENPRLPKRETSSIASNLASARGIPAQPRHSSPASPTVTSQQAGAKWTEGPAKIRSGESRLRAAQAAGQRDRVNRPLGQKQPWSPPAGSPTDITSQQFVPAETVDSTQQSYRQSTTEEPFQRFYSTFEGLISKISAPLAFAGLPLGLDSVNNASAVRKSSAETRLDRQTAVSDRSVSSAEPDISKIFSRAALKAIRESGGGMGTGNPAESFYVVPTTGGTVSYAGILTRAEKEARRNSVDDAEDDFVDARETPSSPEMLQASKAKGKGKSGRGNDKLTSLQSPKTLEELQMENQALRHLSDTLSKRLHMWEVNAQSSSLALQQSLKAMHHQNIPSPEHGPQSVSAVSSPSTGPSTATAAPTEQEKRIKELEEALRHHEKELEKVGRENEKLHNVLGRYRDRWEKLKEGAKSRRAEGRGGDSGAKTSSTGTAQQNAGTEGKTGETEQVASNEQSDPKDEA from the exons ATGGAAACTGCACCGCTCACATTG GCCCACACCCACGCCCGGAACGCGGCCTTGGAGACTCGCAAATCTAATCCTGTGGCCGCTAGCGAAGAGCACGATCTGGCAGCTG AACAACATCATAAAAAGCTCGCCCATATCCTTCGCTTCCAGCATGAAAACCCGCCCTCTTCTACCGCCGGGGTTAACAACCAGACCGCCGCTGAATCTGGAGCGTCGAAGACAGACACACAACAGCCTCCAAAGCTGATCGAGAACCCTCGTTTGCCCAAGAGGGAGACGTCTTCAATTGCAAGCAACTTGGCCTCCGCACGAGGAATCCCGGCTCAGCCGCGTCACTCATCCCCCGCATCGCCCACCGTCACGTCTCAGCAGGCAGGAGCAAAGTGGACGGAAGGACCCGCAAAAATCAGATCAGGAGAATCGAGATTGAGAGCTGCCCAGGCCGCCGGACAGAGAGATCGCGTGAACCGTCCTTTGGGTCAAAAGCAGCCATGGTCACCACCGGCTGGCAGTCCTACAGATATCACCTCCCAGCAATTCGTACCCGCAGAGACCGTGGACTCGACCCAACAATCGTACCGACAGTCTACGACCGAGGAGCCGTTTCAGCGATTTTACTCGACCTTTGAAGGCCTCATCTCCAAGATTTCAGCACCGCTAGCATTTGCAGGGCTCCCTCTCGGACTGGATAGCGTCAACAATGCAAGTGCAGTTCGCAAATCATCGGCGGAAACGAGACTCGACAGGCAAACGGCCGTATCAGATCGCTCTGTGTCCTCGGCGGAGCCCGATATCAGCAAGATATTCTCCCGTGCTGCATTAAAAGCGATTCGTGAATCTGGGGGCGGGATGGGGACAGGAAATCCGGCGGAATCGTTCTACGTGGTGCCCACAACCGGTGGTACTGTGTCTTACGCGGGGATCTTAACCCGTGCCGAAAAGGAAGCTCGTCGGAACAGTGTCgatgatgcggaggatgaCTTTGTTGATGCTCGAGAGACACCCTCCTCTCCGGAAATGCTTCAGGCAAGCAAAgccaaaggcaaaggcaaatCAGGCCGGGGGAACGACAAACTAACGAGCCTCCAGTCGCCTAAGACCTTGGAAGAGCTGCAAATGGAAAATCAAGCACTACGTCACCTCTCTGACACCTTATCAAAACGGTTACACATGTGGGAGGTCAACGCACAGTCATCGTCCCTGGCTTTGCAACAATCTTTGAAGGCAATGCATCACCAGAATATCCCATCCCCGGAGCATGGACCCCAATCTGTGTCTGCAGTGTCCTCACCTTCGACAGGTCCCTCTACGGCAACCGCCGCGCCgacagaacaagaaaagcGCATAAAGGAACTCGAGGAAGCACTCCGCCACCACGAAAAGGAACTGGAGAAAGTAGGACGGGAGAATGAGAAGCTCCACAACGTGCTTGGTCGGTATAGGGACCGATGGGAAAAACTCAAGGAAGGCGCTAAGTCGAGACGTGCTGAGGGTAGAGGTGGAGACAGCGGCGCAAAAACCAGCAGCACAGGCACTGCGCAGCAGAATGCAGGAACGGAAGGTAAAACAGGCGAGACAGAACAAGTGGCGTCTAATGAGCAGAGCGACCCAAAGGATGAAGCATAG
- a CDS encoding putative beta-glucosidase (transcript_id=CADANIAT00008901), with the protein MLLTLVSRGLLLLQLCAGLTAAKGSRPLYKDPNAAIEDRVSDLLGRMTLEDKVGQLMQGDITNWMNADTGEFNYTGLEENMKIKAGMFYVGYPVPWDWIATNVKRAQDYLLENTTLGIPAFVQTEAIHGFLIGNATIYNSPIAYGCSFNRKTSPASSDLVAGSNAAQVEETYSEDPYLAGEIGYQYVTGLQSLNVSAQVKHYAGFSQPEQGINTAPVHGGERYLRTTWLPPFKRAIIDAGAYSVMSAYHSYDGIPAVADYHLLTEILREEWGYEYFVISDAGATDRLCNAFHTCESSPIDSESVTLQALPAGNDVEMGGGSFNFRTIPQLVESGQLDIETVDTAVSRVLRSKFALGLFENPYPGAPKEEWDNLIHSKEAVDLARQLDKESIVLLENHDNILPLKKTGNIAVIGPMAHGYMNYGDYVVYRSQYRGVTPLDGIKAAVGDSATVHYAQGCERWSNDQSGFEEAIAAAEKSDVAIVVVGTWSRDQQELWQGLNATTGEHVDVNDLSLVGAQGPLIKAIIDTGKPTVVVFSSGKPITETWLSNSASALVQQFYPSEQGGNALADVLFGDYNPSGKLSVSFPRYVGDLPIYYDYLNSGRSIGDSGYEAENGTLVFGHQYVLGSPEPWFPFGHGLSYVNFTYGEVSLSKTNVTASDTISVSVDITNSDSSRDGTEVVQIYIVDEITSVVVPNRQLKGFEKVFVPAGKTKTVTVDIDVADLGLWDARMNFVVEKGEFTVLVGSSSTDVRGNATFWVQ; encoded by the exons ATGCTGTTGACCCTCGTTTCAAGAGGGCTGttgctcctccagctctgcgctGGCTTGACGGCTGCGAAAGGCTCGAGGCCACTTTACAAAGATCCAAATGCTGCAATTGAAGACAGGGTGTCTGACTTGCTGGGTCGTATGACCCTTGAGGATAAAGTGGGCCAGTTGATGCAGG GTGACATTACTAATTGGATGAACGCGGACACCGGAGAGTTCAACTATACCgggctggaagagaatatgAAGATAAAAGCCGGCATGTTCTATG TTGGCTACCCTGTCCCGTGGGACTGGATCGCGACAAATGTTAAGCGCGCCCAAGACTACCTTCTAGAAAATACTACACTTGGAATTCCCGCTTTTGTGCAAACTGAAG CaattcacggtttcctgaTTGGCAATGCCACGATCTACAACTCCCCTATTGCATATGGCTGCTCTTTCAACAGGAAG ACCTCGCCCGCGAGCTCCGATTTGGTCGC CGGTTCTAATGCAGCCCAGGTTGAAGAGACATATTCGGAAGACCCCTACCTTGCCGGCGAAATTGGATACCAATACGTTACAGGTCTGCAAAGCCTCAATGTATCAGCGCAGGTGAAGCATTACGCCGGATTCAGTCAGCCGGAGCAGGGTATCAACACTGCTCCTGTTCACGGGGGAGAGCGATACCTTCGCACCAC CTGGTTACCGCCATTCAAGCGAGCCATCATAGACGCTGGTGCTTATAGTGTCATGAGCGCTTATCACTC CTACGACGGAATCCCTGCTGTCGCGGATTACCATCTGCTTACTGAGATTCTTCGAGAAGAATGGGGTTATGAGTACTTCGTGATCAGCGACGCCGGAGCGACTGACCGACTATGCAACGCCTTCCACACTTGCGAGAGCTCCCCCATTGATTCGGAATCGGTAACTCTCCAAGCCCTTCCCGCTGGTAACGATGTGGAGATGGGTGGTGGTTCGTT CAACTTCCGAACCATCCCTCAACTTGTGGAATCTGGTCAACTTGATATTGAGACCGTTGATACGGCTGTTTCAAGGGTCCTCCGCTCGAAATTCGCCCTAGGACTCTTCGAGAACCCTTACCCCGGTGCTCCCAAAGAGGAGTGGGATAACCTCATTCATAGCAAAGAAGCCGTGGATCTGGCAAGACAACTCGATAAAGAATCCATTGTCCTGCTGGAAAACCACGACAACATCCTTCCCCTGAAGAAAACGGGAAACATTGCAGTTATCGGCCCTATGGCACATGGCTATATGAAC TATGGTGACTACGTCGTCTACCGTAGTCAATACCGAGGAGTTACACCCCTAGACGGGATCAAGGCGGCCGTCGGGGACTCCGCAACCGTCCACTACGCACAAGGCTGCGAACGCTGGAGCAACGACCAATCGGGCTTCGAGGAGGCTATCGCCGCGGCCGAGAAGTCTGACGTCGCAATTGTCGTCGTGGGAACCTGGTCCCGCGATCAGCAGGAGCTATGGCAGGGCCTCAACGCCACAACAGGCGAACACGTCGACGTTAATGACCTCTCCCTCGTCGGCGCCCAAGGACCACTCATCAAAGCCATCATCGACACAGGCAAACCGACTGTCGTTGTCTTTAGTTCCGGGAAACCAATCACAGAGACCTGGCTTTCGAACTCGGCCAGTGCGCTGGTCCAGCAGTTTTACCCCTCTGAACAGGGCGGAAACGCACTGGCTGACGTTCTGTTCGGCGACTATAACCCCTCCGGCAAACTCTCTGTCTCGTTTCCCCGGTACGTCGGTGACTTGCCGATCTACTACGACTATCTGAACTCTGGCCGTTCAATCGGAGACTCCGGATATGAGGCTGAGAATGGCACCCTCGTCTTCGGACACCAATATGTCCTGGGCAGCCCTGAACCCTGGTTCCCCTTCGGACACGGACTCAGCTATGTGAACTTCACTTACGGCGAGGTGTCGCTATCGAAAACAAACGTCACAGCGTCTGACACAATTAGCGTATCTGTGGATATCACGAATAGTGATTCCTCCCGTGACGGGACAGAGGTCGTGCAGATCTATATCGTAGACGAGATCACGTCTGTTGTGGTGCCGAATCGACAGCTGAAAGGGTTCGAGAAGGTGTTCGTACCGGCGGGGAAAACGAAGACTGTCActgttgatattgatgtgGCGGACCTAGGGCTTTGGGATGCGCGGATGAACTTTGTTGTTGAGAAGGGCGAGTTCACGGTCCTTGTGGGTTCGAGTTCGACGGATGTTAGGGGAAATGCGACATTTTGGGTGCAGTAA
- a CDS encoding DUF803 domain membrane protein (transcript_id=CADANIAT00008902) has product MESQEYPLAAGLLAALSSTVDSPPAPTLTPFPSLIPSPHPLPTLSSELGHNHGKEGSGEYEWSSLIGIITALAGNILISLALNIQRYAHIRIEKEWEHEKLQRGLSWKRTGRRPSYGAIDGPVEGESYRDDPSVQSERYRDDISDQEDDLPDSPVSERTAQPENGLPRQRRKSYLRSPYWWVGIILMTLGETGNFMAYGFAPASIVSPLGVVALISNCVIAPFMLKEKFRKRDFWGVLIAIAGAVVVVLSAKSSEEKIGPDDIWEMITRWEFELYLGLTSALIVVLMWSSREYGRRTILIDVGLVGLFGGYTALSTKGVSSLLSYTLWHVITFPITYLLVFILVFSALMQIRYINKALQRFDSTQVIPTQFVLFTLSVIIGSAILYRDFESYTASRAGKFVGGCLLTFLGVYFITSGRIRADDESTYSTDEEEAIGLLPGERYQDRVDLSPPLQAQTKNRPRPRSPDLDGTLQSPPGSLLSEGLRNLDDDDDQSTPRAALSAESRSPTGSVVADLSEPSPGSSSSSRPLSLLRNPWAESLEETASEPEIERPSTPPEPAVHKPASSTILLRFPPAPDVDGANGTRVSARTNPAPETPPRRVRNSISSHFSPGPLFSTLSGGFSAVVADSIRRGEMSPVKERRAIKSRGRRKHPSTSIIDNISRDADGAAGESSQDPDALVDSSDNAIAAPATAGHSTPAMEYGEVSRNNSDDLTTISRLRSLSDSWSKTVPWLGGVLQKRSESQTSPGETEVSEGAPNQSDRPASGDANA; this is encoded by the exons ATGGAATCGCAAGAATACCCTTTAGCAGCTGGCCTGCTCGCTGCCCTCTCTTCTACTGTTGattctcctccagctccgactctgaCGCCCTTCCCGAGCCTCATCCCGTCGccgcatcctcttccgacaCTATCCTCTGAACTTGGTCACAATCACGGCAAAGAAGGGAGTGGAGAGTATGAGTGGTCATCGTTAATCGGTATTATCACAGCATTAGCCGGAAATATTTTGATCTCTCTTGCACTTAATATCCAGCGCTACGCCCACATTCGAATAGAAAAGGAATGGGAACATGAGAAGTTACAACGGGGGTTGAGCTGGAAGCGAACCGGTCGGCGGCCTTCCTATGGCGCCATCGATGGACctgttgaaggagaaagcTACCGGGACGACCCTTCAGTTCAGTCTGAACGGTATAGGGACGATATCTCAGACCAGGAAGACGATCTGCCGGACTCTCCAGTATCAGAACGGACGGCGCAGCCTGAAAACGGCTTACCACGACAGCGACGGAAGTCTTACCTTCGTTCACCGTACTGGTGGGTGGGAATTATATTGATGACTCTAGGCGAGACGGGCAATTTTATGGCGTATGGATTTGCCCCGGCATCTATTGTCTCACCTTTAGGGGTTGTGGCCCTGATTTCGAATTGTGTCATTGCGCCGTTTATGCTGAAGGAAAAGTTTCGGAAGAGGGATTTTTGGGGTGTTCTCATTGCAATTGCTGGAGCAGTTGTGGTCGTCCTGAGCGCGAAATCATCGGAAGAGAAGATCGGGCCTGACGACATCTGGGAGATGATTACACGCTGGGAGTTCGAGCTTTACCTAGGCCTCACTTCCGCGCTTATTGTTGTGCTCATGTGGTCAAGCAGAGAATACGGACGACGAACTATCTTGATTGATGTGGGTTTGGTTGGGCTATTTG GCGGGTACACTGCTCTGTCAACCAAAGGAGTCTCATCCCTACTGTCATATACCCTGTGGCATGTCATCACATTTCCGATCACCTATTTGTTGGTGTTTATCCTTGTCTTCAGTGCTCTAATGCAAATTCGGTATATCAACAAAGCCCTGCAGCGTTTCGATTCTACGCAGGTGATTCCAACTCAGTTTGTTCTCTTCACACTCTCGGTGATCATTGGTAGCGCAATACTATATCGAGACTTCGAATCCTACACAGCGTCGCGTGCGGGGAAGTTTGTGGGTGGTTGCCTGCTCACCTTCCTGGGTGTTTATTTTATCACAAGTGGGCGCATTCGTGCCGATGACGAGTCCACCTACTCAacggatgaggaagaagctATCGGACTCCTACCTGGAGAGCGATATCAGGACAGAGTCGATTTGtctcctcctctgcaagCTCAAACGAAGAATAGACCACGACCGAGAAGCCCTGATTTAGACGGCACTCTCCAGTCGCCTCCAGGGTCGCTTCTCAGCGAGGGCCTTAGGaaccttgatgatgatgatgaccaGAGCACTCCCCGAGCCGCTCTCTCCGCCGAGTCTCGCTCGCCTACTGGGTCGGTGGTTGCCGATCTCTCTGAACCCTCTCCAggctcttcatcctcatcccgcCCTTTGTCACTTCTAAGAAACCCCTGGGCCGAGTCGCTTGAAGAGACAGCGTCTGAACCAGAGATCGAGCGACCAAGCACCCCTCCAGAACCGGCCGTGCACAAACCAGCCAGCTCCACCATACTTCTTCGCTTCCCTCCTGCCCCGGACGTGGATGGAGCGAATGGTACAAGGGTTAGTGCCCGGACCAATCCTGCACCCGAGACGCCGCCGCGGAGAGTACGGAATTCAATCTCTTCACACTTCTCACCAGGACCCTTGTTCTCTACACTATCTGGCGGATTCAGCGCTGTAGTTGCTGACTCGATCCGCCGCGGTGAGATGAGCCCAGTGAAAGAACGAAGGGCAATAAAGTCACGTGGCCGAAGGAAGCATCCGAGTACGTCGATTATCGATAACATTTCGCGAGATGCGGATGGTGCTGCAGGGGAATCGAGCCAGGACCCGGATGCGCTGGTGGACAGTTCTGATAACGCTATCGCCGCACCTGCTACTGCAGGACACTCTACTCCTGCTATGGAGTACGGAGAGGTCTCGCGCAACAACTCGGACGACCTGACGACAATTTCTCGCTTGCGCAGTTTAAGCGACTCATGGAGTAAAACAGTCCCCTGGCTGGGAGGTGTGCTGCAGAAACGAAGCGAAAGCCAGACAAGCCCCGGCGAAACTGAAGTTAGCGAGGGAGCTCCAAACCAGTCTGATCGCCCAGCTTCAGGTGACGCAAATGCTTGA
- a CDS encoding uncharacterized protein (transcript_id=CADANIAT00008903): MDPIEPAGPSPDHLNVPQPQPRRASSASPAQETTSSDIPPGRRRAASVRSNHSNRSSIRLTRPPSFIRSIASPQPSSSNVDIRNIGSGASVAAGAASPVEEKSDPFEGGRRRSNSEPRPGRWSAPTPATLPRLQPGGQMHTVMEEPQSPASGRRPTSEFVRPSVQPTQPLPQLRDNRSAMRRRSEAALNRFSRNRASTVSGSAPMTQNGIREYEPHVVDVLDVIGKSSAYPEVSALTTLTNVQNSLFVPNLGSLVNRNQTYTLSPARESEREETTSTEEEEDKESAKGLEPRPPLERPITNISSILDQGEPHFAVLPEGINLEGWSYQDIEELNDHVRHMLHSRRSKFKRSMKGFGKYVSKPLGFLITLYATLITLFGLAWVLFLIGWINVGGRQSYIINVIDNVLVALFAIMGDGLAPFRAVDTYHMVFIAHYTFLTWRIRKRRRLPELKDKNDLPSRGEAEADADLEAGDLSKEDEHEFSVLSPQQQAKLQHHQAKFAKSHTFYKPHETITHRAFPQRILIAIVVLLDCHSLLQIALGACTWGISYHVRPFALTTVILCCSITCNITGGVLIMIGDRRTRKKDVVERMFRQQLTKEAMKKMQKKRKKEYEKYNAENPGLLSDSSSNALQIKPSLLYEALVLGPPLISLVAPTVISRRPHPEWLR, encoded by the exons ATGGATCCGATAGAGCCGGCAGGCCCGTCTCCGGATCATCTTAATGTTCCCCAACCCCAGCCGCGACGGGCTTCATCGGCGAGTCCTGCACAGGAAACGACGTCATCGGACATTCCGCCTGGACGGCGGCGTGCGGCCTCAGTCCGCTCAAATCACTCGAACCGCTCATCAATTCGCCTAACGCGCCCGCCCTCGTTCATTCGGTCTATCGCCTCGCCTCAacctagcagcagcaatgtcGACATCAGAAACATTGGTTCAGGTGCGTCAGTtgcagctggcgcagcgtCTCCcgtcgaagagaagagcGACCCGTTTGAAGGCGGCCGCCGTCGCAGCAACTCTGAGCCTCGGCCAGGACGGTGGTCTGCACCAACCCCAGCGACTCTTCCACGGCTCCAGCCAGGCGGGCAGATGCATACTGTGATGGAAGAGCCTCAAAGTCCTGCTAGTGGGCGTCGTCCAACCTCGGAATTTGTCAGACCGTCGGTACAACCTACACAGCCTCTGCCGCAGCTGAGGGACAACAGGAGTGCtatgcggaggaggagtgAAGCCGCGTTGAATAGGTTCTCCAGGAACCGAGCATCAACTGTTAGCGGTAGTGCTCCTATGACACAGAACGGAATTCGCGAATACGAGCCTCATGTTGTGGATGTACTTGATGTTATTGGCAAGTCTTCTGCTT ACCCGGAAGTTTCAGCTCTTACCACTCTCACCAATGTTCAAAACTCACTGTTCGTCCCGAATCTTGGCTCGCTCGTGAACCGCAACCAGACGTATACCCTCTCGCCTGCACGAGAGTCAGAAAGGGAGGAAACAAcatcaacagaagaagaggaagacaaggAGTCGGCGAAAGGCCTTGAACCTCGCCCTCCCTTGGAGAGACCCATCACTAATATTTCCTCCATTTTGGATCAAGGGGAACCTCATTTTGCCGTTCTGCCAGAAGGAATAAATCTTGAAGGATGGTCTTACCAGGATATTGAGGAGTTGAATGACCATGTGCGGCACATGCTGCACTCGCGTCGCTCCAAGTTCAAGCGGTCCATGAAAGGATTTGGCAAATATGTGTCTAAAC CTCTTGGTTTTCTGATCACGCTATATGCGACTCTCATTACGCTTTTTGGGCTTGCTTGGGTGCTCTTCCTCATCG GTTGGATTAATGTCGGGGGCCGACAGTCGTATATCATCAATGTTATCGATAATGTACTAGTGGCACTCTTTGCCATCATGGGCGATGGGCTGGCCCCGTTCCGTGCAGTCGACACATACCACATGGTGTTCATCGCACATTATACATTCCTGACGTGGAGAATTCGCAAGAGGCGCCGCCTCCCGGAATTGAAGGACAAAAATGATTTGCCATCTCGGGGGGAGGCGGAAGCCGATGCTGATCTCGAGGCCGGAGATCTCTCCAAGGAGGATGAACACGAATTCAGTGTGCTCAgccctcagcagcaggcgaaATTGCAGCACCACCAGGCAAAATTTGCCAAGTCTCATACTTTCTACAAACCTCACGAGACTATAACACACCGTGCTTTCCCGCAACGCATTCTTATTGCAATCGTGGTTCTCCTAGATTGTCATTCGCTTCTCCAGATAGCTCTCGGAGCTTGTACATGGGGTATCAGTTATCATGTACGGCCGTTCGCTCTCACCACCGTTATCCTTTGCTGTTCAATTACCTGCAACATCACCGGAGGTGTCCTGATCATGATTGGGGACCGCAGAACCCGCAAAAAGGATGTGGTTGAACGAATGTTCCGCCAGCAGCTCACCAAGGAGGCGATGAAAAAGATGcaaaagaagaggaagaaggaataTGAGAAATACAATGCCGAAAACCCCGGGCTATTGTCAGATTCGTCCTCGAACGCCCTTCAG ATCAAGCCCAGCTTGTTATATGAGGCTCTGGTTCTTGGTCCTCCCCTAATATCTCTCGTTGCGCCTACTGTGATTTCCCGAAGACCGCACCCCGAGTGGCTACGCTAA